The following coding sequences lie in one Rhodospirillales bacterium genomic window:
- a CDS encoding bifunctional acetate--CoA ligase family protein/GNAT family N-acetyltransferase produces the protein MPLRALDKLFSPRSVAVIGASADDGTVGHVTLHNLLAGGFTGPILPVNPKHKAVAGVLAYPDVASLPETPDLAVVCTPPATIPGVIEALGAKGVRAAIVVTAGLAQTILADGANAQVTMLAAAKRHGIRLLGPNCLGAIVPRIGLNASFAHTSALPGEIAFVSQSGALGTAVLDWARARGIGFSCFVSLGDSADVGFGDMLDILGSDPHTRAILLYIESIGARRNFMSAARAAARNKPVLVVKAGRFADGMRAARSHTGALAGSDDVYDAAIRRAGMLRVFSVEELFAAVETLARIRRPGGDRLAILTNGGGIGVMAVDRLVEDGGRLAALSPETVAALDAVLPATWSRGNPVDIVGDANGARYAEAARILAHAPEIDALLVMHAPTAVADSTEAARAVAEVFRAEKATVLTNWVGGDTVAPARALFAREGIPTFDTPEAAVRAFLHLDRYRRNQDMLMETPPSVPSEFTVSATAARLMVEETLARAPEAADGIMLDELQSKAVLAAYGIPTVETHIARTPAEAALKARGIGFPVALKILAEGITHKSDVGGVDLFLDSEPTVEAAAKRMLRLVAARAPEARVVGFTVQPMAARPGSHELIVGIATDPIFGPVVLFGQGGTAVEAIADRAIALPPLNMTLARELVGRTRVARLLRSARGRAPANAEALNLALMRVAQMIVDIPEIVEMDINPLLADANGVLALDARIRVRPAESDGAGRLSIRPYPRELEEMFTLTSGRRVLLRPIRPEDEPEHYEFIAKLSPEDVRFRFFGLVRQLPHTEMARFTQIDYDREMAFIASADRDGGGRETLGVVRTATDPDNQRAEFAIVVRSDLGGQGLGHRLLEKMIAYCRARGTRTIVGQVMNENAKMRELARNLGFAQRMIPEEGVVEVTLDLQS, from the coding sequence ATGCCGCTCCGCGCCCTCGATAAACTGTTTTCGCCCCGCTCCGTCGCCGTAATCGGCGCTTCCGCCGACGACGGCACCGTCGGGCACGTGACCCTGCACAATCTGCTGGCGGGCGGATTCACGGGGCCGATCCTGCCGGTCAATCCCAAGCACAAGGCGGTCGCCGGAGTGCTCGCTTATCCGGACGTGGCGAGCCTGCCCGAGACGCCGGACCTGGCCGTCGTCTGCACGCCGCCCGCGACGATACCGGGCGTGATCGAGGCCCTCGGCGCCAAGGGCGTCCGCGCCGCCATCGTCGTCACCGCCGGTCTCGCGCAAACAATCCTTGCCGACGGCGCCAATGCCCAAGTGACGATGCTGGCCGCGGCCAAACGCCACGGCATTCGGTTGCTTGGACCCAATTGTCTCGGCGCGATCGTGCCGCGCATCGGATTGAACGCCAGTTTCGCGCACACCTCCGCGCTGCCCGGCGAGATCGCGTTCGTGTCGCAATCGGGTGCGCTCGGCACTGCCGTGCTCGATTGGGCGCGCGCGCGCGGCATCGGTTTTTCGTGCTTCGTCTCCCTCGGCGACAGCGCCGACGTCGGCTTCGGCGACATGCTCGACATCCTCGGCAGCGATCCCCACACCCGCGCCATCCTGCTCTACATCGAATCGATCGGCGCGCGCCGCAACTTCATGTCGGCGGCGCGGGCGGCGGCGCGCAACAAGCCGGTGCTCGTGGTCAAGGCCGGTCGCTTCGCCGACGGCATGCGCGCGGCCCGTTCCCACACCGGCGCGCTGGCCGGATCGGACGACGTCTACGACGCCGCCATCCGCCGGGCCGGCATGCTGCGCGTGTTCAGTGTCGAGGAGCTGTTCGCCGCCGTCGAAACGCTCGCCCGCATCCGCCGTCCAGGGGGCGATCGCCTCGCCATTCTCACCAACGGCGGCGGCATCGGGGTGATGGCCGTCGACCGATTGGTCGAGGACGGCGGGCGGCTTGCCGCGCTCTCGCCCGAGACGGTCGCCGCGCTCGACGCCGTCCTGCCCGCCACCTGGTCGCGCGGCAATCCCGTCGATATCGTCGGCGACGCGAACGGCGCCCGCTACGCCGAGGCCGCCCGCATTCTGGCGCACGCCCCGGAAATCGACGCCCTGCTGGTCATGCACGCGCCGACCGCGGTCGCCGACTCGACCGAAGCCGCCCGCGCCGTCGCCGAAGTTTTTCGCGCCGAAAAAGCCACGGTGCTCACCAACTGGGTCGGCGGCGACACGGTCGCCCCGGCGCGGGCCTTGTTCGCGCGCGAAGGAATTCCGACCTTCGACACACCCGAGGCGGCGGTGCGCGCCTTCCTTCACCTCGACCGTTACCGGCGCAACCAGGACATGCTGATGGAAACGCCGCCGTCGGTGCCGTCCGAATTCACCGTGTCGGCGACCGCGGCACGCCTGATGGTCGAGGAAACGCTCGCCCGCGCGCCCGAGGCCGCCGATGGCATCATGCTCGACGAACTGCAATCGAAGGCGGTGCTCGCCGCCTACGGCATCCCGACGGTCGAGACCCATATCGCGCGCACGCCGGCCGAGGCCGCCCTCAAGGCGCGCGGCATCGGTTTTCCGGTCGCCCTCAAGATCCTGGCCGAGGGCATCACGCACAAATCCGATGTCGGCGGCGTCGATCTGTTTCTCGACTCCGAGCCGACCGTGGAAGCGGCGGCGAAGCGCATGCTGCGCCTGGTCGCCGCGCGCGCGCCCGAAGCGCGCGTCGTCGGCTTCACCGTGCAGCCGATGGCGGCGCGACCCGGGTCGCATGAGTTGATCGTCGGCATTGCCACCGATCCGATCTTTGGTCCGGTCGTGCTGTTCGGCCAGGGCGGCACCGCGGTCGAGGCGATCGCCGACCGGGCGATCGCACTGCCGCCGCTCAACATGACCCTCGCTCGCGAACTGGTCGGGCGCACGCGCGTGGCGCGGTTGCTGCGCAGCGCGCGCGGGCGGGCGCCGGCGAACGCCGAGGCCCTCAACCTCGCCTTGATGCGGGTCGCGCAGATGATCGTCGACATCCCCGAGATCGTCGAGATGGACATCAACCCGTTGCTGGCGGACGCGAACGGGGTGCTCGCGCTCGACGCGCGCATCCGCGTGCGCCCCGCCGAAAGCGACGGCGCGGGCCGGCTCAGCATCCGCCCCTACCCGCGCGAACTGGAGGAGATGTTCACGCTGACGTCCGGACGGCGCGTGCTGCTGCGCCCGATCCGCCCCGAGGACGAGCCGGAGCATTACGAATTCATCGCCAAGCTCAGCCCCGAGGACGTCCGCTTCCGTTTCTTCGGCCTGGTGCGCCAGTTGCCGCACACGGAAATGGCCCGCTTCACCCAGATCGACTACGACCGCGAAATGGCCTTCATCGCCTCGGCCGATCGCGACGGCGGCGGGCGCGAAACCCTGGGCGTCGTGCGCACCGCGACCGACCCGGACAACCAACGCGCCGAATTCGCGATCGTGGTGCGTTCCGACCTCGGCGGCCAGGGGCTCGGCCATCGCCTGCTGGAAAAGATGATCGCCTATTGCCGGGCACGCGGCACGCGCACCATCGTCGGCCAGGTGATGAACGAAAACGCGAAAATGCGCGAGCTGGCCCGCAACCTCGGCTTCGCCCAGCGCATGATCCCGGAGGAAGGCGTGGTCGAAGTGACGCTCGACTTGCAATCCTGA
- a CDS encoding cyclic nucleotide-binding domain-containing protein, with the protein MAEALLAGGKADAVRVLEEREGRKPKTIFEKVGAGRAEKPISITAIEDSPVCRAVSGFFAFDARLTVARLMRHFLDEYGLTALELLYDYGRLRQIYRHETLYPQALHRLANIQARKIGEKPATRVDFLHRGMMELMDRARDDSDLGRFHAILKEKGAPSMVAAVDREFKNDQATYLKCGAVAKLLGEDAEWNGKVALLCDELERGADGEALSVLDDSLAEILDGGQAIQSIFGGQSDLGSALRNLTLLSYGACTAKGGRNSCLPRLNAVLGRVRLGRSSQIVVGRVERALKGIAPLTKENPKADREAFVDLIRMLVAPAGLIGGPGMSEAITQRARMSLAAGGEDLTPEKAIAEIQAILPGRAPRLGYLLDLARSSFGQKNLPLVVKALAELMAELPDLAALFPAGTTRPQQTAIIADLRRRLAGEAIPKELREQLARRLESLASGEKTTPAGTDGESPPTSPPPMASEKVRVDGQDLPRRSVPAGEYLFRQGDPGDEAYLVMSGEIDILLAENGKERILSVARRGDVVGEMALLAHAPRVASARVRAPAELIVVPEEMFQARLDRLAETDRVLRRILDVYTSRLRTAVSV; encoded by the coding sequence GTGGCCGAGGCTCTCCTCGCCGGCGGGAAAGCCGATGCCGTCCGCGTACTGGAAGAGCGCGAAGGGCGCAAGCCGAAAACCATTTTTGAGAAGGTCGGTGCCGGCCGCGCCGAAAAACCGATCTCCATCACCGCGATCGAGGATTCTCCGGTTTGTCGGGCGGTGTCCGGTTTCTTCGCGTTCGATGCCCGGCTGACCGTTGCGCGCTTGATGCGCCATTTTCTCGATGAATACGGGTTGACCGCCCTCGAACTTCTCTACGATTACGGACGGTTGCGCCAGATTTATCGCCACGAAACCCTTTATCCCCAGGCGCTTCACCGGCTCGCGAATATTCAGGCGCGCAAGATCGGGGAAAAGCCCGCCACTCGCGTTGACTTTCTGCACCGTGGCATGATGGAGCTGATGGACCGCGCCCGCGACGACAGCGATCTCGGCCGGTTTCACGCGATTCTCAAGGAAAAAGGCGCGCCGAGCATGGTCGCGGCCGTCGATCGGGAATTTAAAAACGATCAAGCCACCTATCTCAAGTGCGGCGCGGTAGCGAAGCTGCTCGGCGAGGACGCCGAGTGGAACGGCAAAGTCGCGCTATTGTGCGACGAATTGGAGCGCGGCGCGGATGGCGAGGCCTTGTCGGTTCTCGACGACTCGCTGGCTGAAATTCTCGATGGCGGTCAGGCCATTCAATCGATCTTCGGCGGGCAGTCGGACCTCGGCTCCGCGCTGCGCAACTTGACGCTTCTCAGCTACGGCGCTTGCACCGCGAAAGGTGGGCGCAATTCCTGCCTCCCTCGGCTCAACGCTGTTCTCGGCCGCGTCCGCCTCGGGCGCTCGTCCCAGATCGTCGTCGGGCGGGTGGAGCGCGCGCTGAAGGGAATTGCCCCGTTGACCAAGGAGAACCCGAAGGCCGACCGGGAAGCGTTCGTCGATCTGATCCGCATGCTTGTCGCTCCGGCCGGACTGATCGGCGGCCCCGGCATGAGCGAGGCGATCACGCAACGCGCGCGCATGAGCCTTGCCGCCGGCGGAGAGGACCTGACCCCGGAAAAGGCCATTGCCGAAATTCAGGCCATCCTGCCCGGGCGCGCGCCCCGGCTCGGCTATTTGCTCGATCTTGCGCGAAGTTCGTTCGGGCAAAAGAATCTGCCTCTGGTGGTCAAGGCGCTCGCGGAATTGATGGCCGAATTGCCCGATCTTGCCGCCCTGTTCCCGGCAGGCACCACGCGCCCGCAACAGACGGCGATCATTGCCGATCTCCGCCGCAGGCTGGCCGGCGAGGCGATTCCCAAGGAACTCCGCGAACAGCTCGCGCGGCGGCTCGAAAGTTTGGCCTCCGGCGAAAAAACCACGCCCGCCGGAACCGACGGTGAATCGCCGCCAACCTCGCCTCCCCCGATGGCGTCGGAAAAAGTCCGCGTCGATGGTCAGGATCTGCCGCGGCGCTCCGTGCCGGCGGGGGAATACCTGTTCCGCCAGGGCGATCCCGGCGACGAGGCGTATTTGGTGATGTCGGGTGAAATCGACATCCTGCTCGCGGAAAACGGCAAGGAACGGATTCTGTCGGTGGCGCGGCGCGGCGACGTGGTCGGCGAAATGGCGTTGCTTGCCCATGCGCCGCGCGTGGCCTCGGCGCGGGTGCGCGCGCCCGCGGAACTGATCGTCGTTCCCGAAGAAATGTTCCAGGCGCGCCTCGATCGGCTCGCGGAAACCGACCGCGTCCTGCGCCGCATCCTCGATGTCTATACTTCCCGGTTGCGGACGGCCGTGAGCGTCTGA
- the hemN gene encoding oxygen-independent coproporphyrinogen III oxidase yields MDSSPYLSERYDRPVPRYTSYPTAPHFHADVGADRYRRWIETLPADAVVSLYLHVPFCAEMCWYCGCHTKVAARYTPIADYAARLAREIALVAGIAGRAIAVGHVHWGGGTPTQLAADDFLRLMDVLRRHFDIRPDAEIAVEADPRTLDSARVGALAAAGVTRASLGVQDFNDHVQKAINRIQPFAKVAEAADGLRGAGIGALNMDLMYGLPYQSVNDARRTAELAASLRPDRLAVFGYAHVPWMKSHQKMIPESALPGTRERLSQALAVAETLAARGYRPIGLDHFAKPDDAMARALDDGTLRRNFQGYTDDPADVLIGFGTSAIGQFPQGYVQNAVPFHEYDGAITAGRLAVHRGIVLTPEDRLRRAVIERVMCDMRADLAALCRSHGFPEDALTPDAEALKPMVDDGLAELTGPVVRVTETGRPFMRTIAAVFDTYLGSGKARHSRAV; encoded by the coding sequence ATGGATTCCTCCCCTTATTTGTCCGAGCGCTACGACCGGCCGGTGCCGCGCTACACCAGCTATCCGACCGCGCCGCATTTCCACGCCGACGTGGGCGCGGACCGCTACCGGCGCTGGATCGAGACGCTGCCGGCGGACGCGGTCGTCTCGCTTTATCTGCACGTGCCGTTCTGCGCCGAGATGTGCTGGTACTGCGGCTGCCACACCAAGGTCGCCGCCCGCTACACCCCGATCGCCGACTATGCCGCCAGGCTCGCGCGCGAAATCGCTCTCGTCGCCGGGATCGCCGGGCGCGCGATCGCGGTCGGGCACGTTCATTGGGGCGGCGGAACGCCGACGCAGCTCGCGGCCGACGATTTTCTCCGCCTGATGGACGTCTTGCGGCGACATTTTGACATCCGGCCGGACGCCGAGATCGCGGTCGAGGCCGATCCGCGCACGCTCGACTCGGCGCGCGTGGGCGCGCTGGCGGCGGCCGGTGTGACGCGAGCAAGCTTGGGCGTGCAGGACTTCAACGACCATGTCCAGAAAGCAATCAACCGCATCCAGCCTTTCGCCAAGGTGGCCGAAGCGGCCGATGGATTGCGCGGCGCCGGCATCGGCGCGCTCAACATGGATTTGATGTACGGACTTCCCTATCAGAGCGTGAACGACGCGCGACGCACGGCGGAGTTGGCCGCGTCGTTGCGGCCCGACCGGCTCGCGGTCTTCGGTTACGCGCATGTGCCGTGGATGAAATCCCACCAGAAGATGATCCCCGAAAGCGCGCTCCCCGGCACGCGCGAGCGCCTGTCGCAAGCCCTGGCCGTGGCCGAGACGCTCGCGGCGCGCGGCTACCGCCCGATTGGACTTGACCATTTCGCCAAACCGGACGACGCGATGGCCCGCGCCCTCGACGACGGAACACTCAGGCGGAACTTCCAGGGCTATACCGACGATCCGGCGGACGTTCTGATCGGATTCGGCACCTCCGCCATCGGACAGTTCCCGCAGGGCTACGTTCAGAACGCCGTGCCTTTCCATGAATACGACGGGGCGATCACGGCCGGCCGGCTCGCCGTCCATCGCGGGATCGTCCTGACGCCGGAGGATCGATTGCGGCGAGCGGTCATCGAGCGGGTCATGTGCGACATGCGGGCCGATCTCGCGGCCCTTTGCCGTTCCCACGGATTTCCCGAAGACGCGCTAACCCCCGACGCCGAAGCGCTCAAACCCATGGTCGACGACGGTCTTGCCGAGTTGACGGGACCGGTCGTGCGCGTGACCGAAACCGGCCGGCCGTTCATGCGCACCATTGCGGCTGTATTCGACACCTATCTCGGGAGCGGCAAGGCACGCCATTCGCGCGCCGTTTGA
- a CDS encoding cold-shock protein, which translates to MASGTVKWFNPSKGYGFIQPSDGGKDVFVHITAVQRAGLDTLREGQKISYDMTTERGKTVATNLKVE; encoded by the coding sequence ATGGCTAGCGGCACCGTCAAATGGTTCAACCCCAGCAAGGGCTACGGCTTCATCCAGCCGAGCGACGGCGGTAAGGACGTTTTCGTCCACATCACTGCCGTGCAACGCGCCGGACTCGATACCCTGCGCGAAGGCCAGAAGATCAGCTACGATATGACGACCGAGCGGGGCAAAACCGTCGCGACCAACCTGAAGGTCGAGTAA
- a CDS encoding acyl-CoA desaturase — translation MRSTSPPAPARSPRGPVQTYQYVEAIPFALAHVVCLGAIWTGVHGSDVAIAAGLYALRMFAVTAGYHRYFSHRAFKTGRAFQFVLAFLAQTSAQRGVLWWAANHRHHHRYSDTSNDTHSPVRDGFWHAHLGWFFTKRHSRTDLATVRDLAKYPELRWLDRHPYLPAILAGFAVWLLAGWSGLVVGFFWSTVAVWHATFSINSLAHVIGRRRYVTGDQSRNNWWLALLTFGEGWHNNHHHYQSAARQGFRWYEFDASFYVLKTLAAVGLIRDLRMPPDHVVRGDQPLRPAVVEKAASLLAASFPIERIAADVRAQFAGRIEDWRQRFDGRVAMVRRDLEELVRTVQQPPMPTLSDLHARAADLFARSSSMNDIVGRARQKLIESVCEAVLGGHAALVPTRA, via the coding sequence ATGCGTTCCACTTCACCTCCGGCTCCAGCGCGATCCCCCCGGGGCCCAGTTCAAACCTATCAGTATGTCGAGGCGATTCCCTTCGCGCTCGCGCACGTCGTCTGCCTCGGCGCAATCTGGACTGGCGTGCACGGGTCGGACGTGGCGATCGCGGCCGGGCTGTATGCGCTGCGCATGTTTGCGGTGACGGCGGGCTATCACCGTTATTTTTCGCACCGCGCGTTCAAGACGGGGCGGGCGTTTCAATTTGTCCTGGCGTTTCTCGCGCAAACCTCGGCCCAGCGCGGCGTTCTGTGGTGGGCGGCCAATCACCGTCATCATCACCGCTATTCGGACACGTCCAATGATACCCATTCGCCGGTCCGCGATGGATTCTGGCACGCCCATCTCGGCTGGTTCTTCACCAAACGGCATTCGCGCACGGACCTGGCCACGGTCCGGGACCTCGCCAAATACCCCGAGCTCCGGTGGCTTGACCGGCATCCGTACCTGCCCGCGATTCTGGCCGGATTCGCCGTCTGGCTGCTCGCCGGCTGGTCCGGCCTGGTCGTGGGCTTTTTCTGGTCCACGGTCGCCGTGTGGCACGCCACGTTCTCGATCAATTCGCTCGCCCACGTGATCGGTCGCCGGCGTTACGTGACCGGCGACCAGTCGCGCAACAACTGGTGGCTCGCCCTGCTGACCTTCGGCGAGGGCTGGCACAACAATCACCATCACTATCAGAGCGCGGCCCGCCAGGGGTTCCGCTGGTACGAGTTCGACGCCAGCTTTTACGTCCTGAAGACGCTCGCCGCCGTGGGACTGATCCGGGATTTGCGCATGCCGCCAGACCATGTTGTGCGCGGCGACCAGCCGTTGCGCCCGGCGGTCGTGGAAAAGGCCGCAAGCCTGCTGGCCGCGAGTTTTCCGATCGAACGCATCGCCGCCGACGTGCGCGCCCAGTTCGCCGGGCGAATCGAGGATTGGCGCCAACGGTTCGACGGCCGGGTGGCGATGGTGCGCCGCGACCTGGAGGAATTGGTCCGCACCGTGCAGCAGCCACCGATGCCGACCTTATCCGATCTTCACGCCCGCGCCGCCGACCTGTTCGCGCGCAGTTCGTCGATGAACGACATCGTCGGACGGGCGCGGCAAAAGTTGATCGAGAGCGTGTGCGAAGCCGTGCTCGGCGGTCACGCGGCGCTCGTTCCCACGCGGGCCTGA
- a CDS encoding heterodisulfide reductase subunit B gives MRTGLPDRNPDRRRSDRALEAYRAPFGCQLGGPARPCVLGNRPRRGHGQRRQSSAARRQIRPRRARPRLPAMAAGQDQLRVGLRQGRLRFGRRAPRPSSFGETPMNRRYAYFPGCSAKGTCQELDVSTAAVANRFGIELSPLENPGCTGAREFRAISELVHLTANGRIIAKAERMGRDLVVVCDTCLLNLVEANAKLKADAEWRRAVNDALSAEGLEFKGTIAVKHFLWVLTDDLGPDVLRKNIVRPLRGLKVAPFYGCHIQRPVAAHGSRAEEKPALDRLCELLGATVVQYEGASRCCGFHVVAAEEKIALNMSGSHLGNAKDGGAHCVVTPCPLCHTVFDAYQPDIERAKNRSLGLPILHVSQMVGLAIGLSAEALALSRHVVECGDMLAHIPQASGAA, from the coding sequence ATGCGAACGGGTCTGCCCGACCGAAATCCCGATCGTCGGCGAAGCGATCGAGCCCTTGAAGCGTATCGCGCGCCGTTCGGGTGCCAGCTCGGGGGCCCGGCGCGCCCGTGCGTTCTGGGAAATCGCCCGCGACGAGGGCATGGTCAACGGCGCCAAAGTAGCGCTGCGCGCCGGCAAATCCGGCCTCGGCGCGCTCGCCCTCGGCTTCCGGCTATGGCGGCGGGGCAAGATCAGCTTCGCGTCGGTCTTCGGCAAGGGCGGCTCCGGTTCGGACGCCGTGCGCCGCGCCCATCAAGCTTCGGAGAAACGCCCATGAATCGCCGTTACGCCTATTTTCCCGGCTGCTCGGCCAAAGGCACCTGCCAGGAACTCGACGTCAGCACCGCCGCCGTCGCCAACCGCTTCGGGATCGAGCTGAGCCCGCTCGAAAATCCGGGCTGCACCGGCGCACGCGAATTCCGCGCCATCAGCGAACTGGTTCATTTGACCGCCAATGGCCGCATCATCGCCAAGGCGGAAAGGATGGGCCGCGACTTGGTCGTGGTCTGCGACACTTGCCTGCTCAACCTGGTGGAGGCAAACGCGAAGTTGAAAGCCGATGCGGAATGGCGCCGGGCGGTCAACGACGCGCTTTCCGCCGAAGGGCTCGAGTTCAAGGGCACGATCGCGGTCAAGCATTTCCTCTGGGTGCTGACCGACGACCTCGGCCCGGACGTGTTGCGCAAGAACATCGTCCGCCCCCTGCGCGGACTGAAAGTAGCGCCGTTCTACGGCTGCCACATTCAACGCCCGGTCGCTGCCCACGGCTCGCGCGCCGAGGAAAAGCCGGCGCTGGATCGGTTATGTGAACTGCTCGGCGCCACCGTCGTCCAATACGAAGGCGCCAGCCGCTGCTGCGGCTTCCACGTGGTCGCGGCCGAGGAAAAGATCGCGCTCAACATGAGCGGCTCGCACCTCGGCAACGCCAAGGACGGCGGCGCCCATTGCGTCGTCACGCCTTGCCCCCTCTGCCACACGGTGTTCGACGCCTATCAACCGGACATCGAGCGAGCCAAGAACCGTTCCCTGGGTCTGCCGATCCTGCACGTTTCGCAGATGGTCGGATTGGCGATCGGCCTTTCCGCCGAAGCGTTGGCGCTTTCCCGTCATGTGGTCGAATGCGGGGATATGCTCGCCCACATCCCTCAGGCCTCTGGTGCAGCTTAA
- a CDS encoding 4Fe-4S dicluster domain-containing protein — MRCPTSSRRKAVSPSSKPTSSSGTIRVRIRRFDPTVDAVPRFEQFEVPAKPLMRIIDVLDCVHEDLQVDIGYRWLCTSKKCGTCAVKVNGTPKLACWDEALPDMTVEPIDNVPVVRDLVTSRAEYQDMLARVSPLLVRKRDYPGFPEPITETQFASTVHLRDCIQCLACQSACPVFAQKDSGFAGPAILVQLSDLAQDPRDDADRADLADRVAQVFKCVSCYECERVCPTEIPIVGEAIEPLKRIARRSGASSGARRARAFWEIARDEGMVNGAKVALRAGKSGLGALALGFRLWRRGKISFASVFGKGGSGSDAVRRAHQASEKRP; from the coding sequence ATGCGTTGCCCTACCTCAAGCCGGAGAAAAGCCGTGAGCCCTTCTTCGAAGCCGACTTCTAGTTCCGGCACCATCCGGGTCCGCATCCGCCGTTTCGATCCGACCGTCGATGCGGTGCCGCGCTTCGAGCAATTCGAGGTGCCGGCCAAGCCGCTGATGCGGATCATCGACGTGCTCGATTGCGTGCACGAGGACCTGCAGGTCGATATCGGCTACCGCTGGCTGTGCACGTCGAAGAAATGCGGCACCTGCGCGGTCAAGGTCAACGGCACGCCCAAGCTCGCGTGCTGGGACGAGGCGCTGCCGGACATGACGGTCGAGCCGATCGACAACGTGCCGGTAGTGCGCGATTTGGTGACCTCGCGCGCCGAATATCAGGATATGCTGGCGCGCGTATCGCCCCTCCTGGTGCGCAAGCGCGACTACCCCGGCTTTCCCGAGCCGATCACCGAAACCCAGTTCGCGTCGACGGTGCACTTGCGCGATTGCATACAGTGCCTCGCCTGCCAGTCCGCGTGCCCGGTGTTCGCGCAAAAGGACAGCGGCTTCGCCGGCCCGGCGATCCTGGTGCAGTTGAGCGATCTGGCCCAGGACCCGCGCGACGACGCCGACCGGGCCGATCTCGCCGACCGCGTCGCTCAAGTGTTCAAGTGCGTTTCCTGCTACGAATGCGAACGGGTCTGCCCGACCGAAATCCCGATCGTCGGCGAAGCGATCGAGCCCTTGAAGCGTATCGCGCGCCGTTCGGGTGCCAGCTCGGGGGCCCGGCGCGCCCGTGCGTTCTGGGAAATCGCCCGCGACGAGGGCATGGTCAACGGCGCCAAAGTAGCGCTGCGCGCCGGCAAATCCGGCCTCGGCGCGCTCGCCCTCGGCTTCCGGCTATGGCGGCGGGGCAAGATCAGCTTCGCGTCGGTCTTCGGCAAGGGCGGCTCCGGTTCGGACGCCGTGCGCCGCGCCCATCAAGCTTCGGAGAAACGCCCATGA